The following proteins come from a genomic window of Limosilactobacillus reuteri:
- a CDS encoding DUF2922 domain-containing protein, translating into MRTLSLTFKGSLGKKHSLKLNYASGDLDAETVRKAMQEIAQTHLFTKEGEDIYQQPLSAKYIDTVSTVIFNDDQK; encoded by the coding sequence ATGCGTACATTAAGCTTAACTTTCAAGGGTAGTCTTGGTAAAAAACATTCATTAAAGTTGAACTATGCCAGTGGTGATCTTGATGCCGAAACCGTTCGGAAGGCAATGCAAGAGATTGCACAAACCCACCTCTTTACTAAGGAAGGCGAAGATATTTACCAACAACCTCTTTCCGCGAAATACATTGATACTGTTTCTACCGTTATCTTTAACGATGATCAAAAGTAA